A single genomic interval of Stieleria maiorica harbors:
- a CDS encoding ISKra4 family transposase has product MSKAHHGRKSRIVMTTAGEVLFSRVYLRCVTCQQGGYPADERLGICGRYSVNVQRLAALAASSWSYDLSSERLAEFCGLALSDNTIRQIAQQQGAAMNTWLNTAPEACREFREADGEIEFTTDGTSVNTVGGWREVKLGMFSKREVGEAAPIESWASRDLPAPTTRVAFAAIEGSARFGKRWTPWRRRLGILDSSHVTVLADGAKWIWEEQLNHLRGAEGVLDIFHAVEHLASTARTLYGEGTERTAEWLEQGRQALLNDGWQGITQLISQTRREVRSVTKRASLDGLRNYLSHHVAHLHYRDRLRRGLSIGSGSIEGACKHLVGRRLKQSGGRWRVRRLNRMAGLCSVMYSHLWKTYWDTAAA; this is encoded by the coding sequence ATAAGCAAAGCCCATCACGGACGCAAGTCGCGGATCGTGATGACGACGGCCGGAGAAGTGCTGTTCTCCCGCGTCTATCTGCGCTGTGTCACCTGTCAGCAGGGAGGGTATCCGGCCGATGAACGCTTGGGGATTTGCGGACGATATAGCGTGAACGTGCAGCGGCTCGCCGCGTTGGCCGCTTCCAGTTGGTCGTACGATCTCTCTTCCGAGCGCCTGGCCGAGTTCTGTGGTTTGGCTCTGAGCGACAACACCATTCGCCAGATCGCGCAACAACAGGGCGCGGCCATGAACACGTGGCTGAACACCGCCCCCGAGGCCTGTCGGGAGTTTCGCGAAGCGGACGGGGAAATCGAGTTCACGACCGATGGCACCAGCGTCAATACCGTCGGGGGGTGGCGGGAAGTCAAGCTGGGAATGTTCTCGAAACGCGAGGTGGGGGAAGCGGCTCCGATCGAATCCTGGGCGAGTCGAGACCTGCCTGCTCCCACGACCCGTGTTGCGTTCGCGGCCATCGAAGGGAGTGCTCGCTTTGGCAAACGCTGGACACCGTGGAGACGTCGCTTGGGCATCCTGGATTCGTCCCATGTGACGGTCCTGGCTGACGGTGCCAAATGGATCTGGGAAGAACAGCTGAACCATCTGCGCGGTGCCGAAGGGGTGCTGGATATCTTCCATGCGGTGGAGCATCTCGCGTCCACCGCCCGCACTTTGTACGGCGAGGGGACGGAACGAACCGCAGAGTGGCTTGAGCAAGGGCGTCAGGCCCTGCTCAACGATGGCTGGCAGGGGATCACGCAACTCATTTCCCAGACGCGCCGGGAGGTTCGTTCCGTTACCAAGCGTGCGAGTCTGGATGGTCTGCGGAATTATTTGAGCCATCACGTGGCGCACCTGCATTACCGCGATCGGCTCCGCCGGGGTCTGTCGATCGGCAGCGGTTCGATCGAAGGGGCGTGCAAGCACCTCGTCGGTCGCCGGTTGAAGCAGAGTGGCGGCCGCTGGCGGGTGCGGCGTCTGAATCGAATGGCCGGCCTCTGTTCGGTGATGTACAGCCACCTCTGGAAAACCTACTGGGATACCGCCGCTGCCTGA
- a CDS encoding MerR family transcriptional regulator — protein MADVTSREIMDATGIADVTTLIRWHGKEGLIPPPDVRTHPNGRGKMAYWPEWVLERCLRIKQLRKEGKSLAEIRQLLGNNWQQAAREHQRRYVFSQVSHRMDVRAAHSNLQQAVEQILASWIKERRAALTRSSVQTVTIEAMQRAIELMEQGINPVLIVTVDTVFVTADFAVSLQLASFDSIETAFMVIPIWRELSAYSASIAKLPERPAVQAIPRVKAAVGAGTQERLVCVMSSWDFEMEAPKVRRNSKKD, from the coding sequence ATGGCAGACGTAACGTCGCGAGAGATCATGGATGCAACCGGTATTGCGGACGTCACAACGCTCATACGATGGCATGGAAAGGAAGGGCTGATCCCGCCCCCAGACGTCCGAACCCATCCGAACGGACGAGGAAAAATGGCATACTGGCCGGAGTGGGTGCTTGAGCGCTGCCTGCGAATCAAGCAGCTACGCAAAGAGGGCAAAAGCCTTGCAGAAATTCGCCAGTTGCTCGGGAATAACTGGCAGCAGGCAGCACGAGAACATCAGCGCCGCTACGTGTTCTCTCAGGTCAGCCACCGCATGGACGTTCGAGCCGCCCATTCCAACCTGCAACAGGCTGTTGAACAGATTCTGGCATCGTGGATCAAAGAACGTCGCGCTGCACTCACAAGGAGTTCCGTCCAAACAGTCACCATTGAGGCGATGCAGCGAGCGATTGAATTGATGGAACAGGGGATCAATCCCGTTCTCATCGTGACTGTTGACACCGTTTTTGTCACAGCTGACTTTGCTGTTAGCCTCCAACTCGCCTCTTTCGACTCCATAGAAACCGCCTTTATGGTGATCCCGATCTGGCGCGAACTGTCAGCGTACTCAGCGAGCATCGCCAAGTTACCCGAGCGTCCAGCGGTGCAGGCAATTCCCCGAGTGAAGGCAGCAGTTGGCGCGGGTACACAAGAACGATTGGTATGCGTCATGTCCTCGTGGGACTTTGAGATGGAAGCTCCCAAAGTGCGGCGCAATAGCAAGAAAGATTAG
- a CDS encoding ParB/RepB/Spo0J family partition protein produces MSNERKVKSVELDRLQQHPRQHEFFTAPSDVQLDELAADLQHRGQQEPIHITPDGIIIRGHRRVAAAKRLGWKELNAIVRHDLSDPHSAETVAELINDNIKRQQLDDLALARCYRELKRSGRVGDEGTGDVRDQLAAHLNCGKSGRSLDRLERLLQLPRDIQDLISTRQLNKDQAEKILRLPKKRQQEVFEALRTAENIPDVLRSFGIIKSNKPRTPTELGEELLGFFNRNLPAVRTNIESLDRVQVRGRDVVELLDDATKFMTAWTERKRELKQQAIKAIQTTTKRRSKLDNLSGNAR; encoded by the coding sequence ATGAGCAACGAACGGAAAGTCAAATCGGTTGAATTGGATCGGCTTCAGCAACATCCACGTCAGCACGAGTTCTTCACGGCTCCAAGCGATGTTCAACTTGATGAACTTGCCGCAGACCTCCAACATCGTGGCCAGCAGGAACCAATCCACATCACACCTGACGGGATAATCATCCGTGGGCACCGCCGGGTCGCGGCTGCGAAGCGGTTGGGCTGGAAAGAGCTGAATGCCATCGTCAGGCATGACCTCAGCGATCCACACAGCGCGGAAACTGTCGCTGAACTCATCAATGACAACATCAAGAGGCAGCAGCTCGATGACCTGGCCCTTGCCCGGTGCTACCGGGAACTCAAACGATCAGGACGAGTCGGAGACGAAGGAACCGGCGATGTTCGAGATCAGTTGGCCGCTCACCTGAACTGTGGCAAATCAGGTCGCTCGCTCGATCGCCTCGAACGGTTGCTTCAACTCCCCCGTGACATCCAGGACCTGATATCAACCAGGCAGCTCAACAAGGATCAGGCTGAAAAGATTCTTCGGCTACCGAAGAAACGTCAGCAGGAGGTCTTCGAGGCTCTACGAACTGCTGAAAACATCCCTGATGTACTCCGCAGCTTTGGAATCATCAAGTCAAATAAGCCCCGGACTCCGACCGAACTCGGAGAAGAACTTCTGGGTTTTTTCAACCGGAACCTGCCAGCGGTCCGAACCAACATCGAGTCTCTCGACCGGGTCCAGGTGCGGGGGCGAGACGTGGTCGAACTACTCGATGATGCCACCAAGTTCATGACGGCCTGGACGGAGCGTAAGCGTGAGTTGAAGCAACAAGCCATCAAGGCAATTCAGACAACAACGAAACGCCGCTCGAAGCTGGACAATTTGTCCGGCAACGCGCGGTAA
- a CDS encoding reverse transcriptase domain-containing protein — MTTESGNPALAYARYRLPKGRRSRTNARDRWFASESAGYYVKNPANFKISKFAAADNLYLAFKRLEEDGGHGAGTDGFRPAHFSENELRPILRKVTETLIDGSYQPYEPKICTVAKNAGGTRDLALFRFIDRTVAKALLNCLKPFWNERMIALSPRQIFARLHWTIQEQRRYVFATDDIRKCFDYARLDDVMAWHRHHIQKQRLLEVIQRIIRGNDSLGTGIGLPQGSPYSPTAMDLLLHHVLDLVMADRARNTPSFRYVDNLAYLCSDVSEGVRTLSLASEVLETASFQLKGEDGQPQDLRDPEHNKVFLGLIPRWQNGLLTFSIPESAFETLTIGLQVANEAPLPAENALRRCTGWLQAQGPALTRNVEQEVVDRVVDMARHAGFRNVTHKSMLEIAARARSSWHRELEEAR; from the coding sequence ATGACAACGGAAAGTGGAAATCCGGCCCTCGCCTACGCACGTTACCGACTGCCGAAAGGACGCCGCTCGCGAACCAATGCACGTGACCGATGGTTTGCCTCCGAGAGCGCCGGGTACTACGTCAAGAATCCCGCCAATTTCAAAATCTCTAAGTTCGCAGCGGCGGACAACCTTTACCTCGCGTTCAAACGACTCGAAGAAGATGGCGGCCACGGAGCTGGTACCGATGGGTTTCGCCCTGCGCACTTCTCGGAGAACGAACTCCGGCCGATTCTTCGTAAGGTCACGGAAACACTCATTGACGGCAGCTACCAGCCTTACGAACCAAAGATTTGCACTGTTGCCAAGAATGCTGGTGGCACACGAGACCTTGCGCTGTTTCGGTTCATTGACCGCACTGTGGCCAAAGCGCTGCTGAATTGCCTCAAGCCATTCTGGAATGAACGGATGATCGCCCTCAGTCCCCGGCAAATCTTTGCCAGATTGCACTGGACGATCCAGGAACAGCGCCGCTACGTGTTTGCCACAGACGACATCAGAAAGTGTTTCGACTACGCGCGACTCGACGACGTGATGGCATGGCATCGACATCACATTCAGAAGCAGCGTTTATTGGAAGTCATTCAACGAATCATCCGGGGGAACGATTCCCTCGGCACTGGGATCGGGTTACCCCAAGGATCGCCGTATAGCCCGACCGCGATGGACTTGTTACTCCATCACGTTCTCGACCTGGTCATGGCCGACCGGGCGAGAAACACGCCGAGTTTCAGATACGTGGACAATCTCGCGTATCTATGCTCGGACGTAAGTGAGGGCGTCAGAACCCTCTCACTGGCAAGTGAGGTTCTCGAAACAGCTAGCTTCCAACTGAAAGGGGAAGATGGCCAACCACAGGACCTCAGAGACCCAGAACACAACAAGGTGTTCCTGGGACTGATACCGCGCTGGCAGAATGGTCTCCTGACCTTCTCCATACCGGAATCTGCCTTCGAGACTCTGACCATTGGACTTCAGGTTGCCAATGAAGCGCCACTTCCAGCGGAGAACGCACTTCGACGCTGCACTGGGTGGCTTCAGGCACAAGGGCCTGCTCTCACGAGAAACGTAGAACAAGAAGTTGTTGATCGAGTGGTTGATATGGCGCGCCATGCCGGTTTCCGCAACGTCACCCACAAGAGCATGCTCGAAATAGCTGCTCGTGCGAGGAGTTCGTGGCACCGAGAACTGGAGGAAGCTCGCTGA
- a CDS encoding CehA/McbA family metallohydrolase: protein MSRLLIGLLTLGVFCPALIAQEAAALPNIPRQPMLAQVHRLIEAMDVVGNPFDAETIDRLTALKSLPDDQQVVAEVQQLLDPYCLAIVDVQPEGAPKVRPGSAKRELLEQGWRTFLVKVINTPRRTNRLLIESPNARPLPHAPADEIPSRWMQISSFDGQPMRPDLSGLPLEYRIVQVYSRDVGTKNAALEFTVSSGPGDDGELFREWRFDKDTDGWHAMNQCEIKAENGSLQFQSTGEDPFMGAEVEGRGGPLILRFWANCEEGGIGQLFWWTKDLPQATGDRQTNFVIHKGKDHLYEIPFHVDGTLAGVRLDPLVRPGNVRIDWIYLYAATRSENWAKLDVDFDCVPATQVTFRVFDAEGKPGFGKFEIRDNKGRIYPAQSKRLAPDFFFQRHIYRGDQETIQLPPGEYSIVCSRGPETIPESKTLTVGEEPVQFHYRVKRWIDPAKVGWWSGDHHIHAAGCLHYENPTQGVQPNDMIRHIMGEDLKVGCCLTWGPCFDYQKRFFTGEVAEQSRYPYTLRYDVEVSGFGSHMSGHLNLLNLKQQIYPGGESKDHWPTLGLNTLRWAKRQGAVCGPAHSSIGLSRFIGRVPNTADKDGPHGLPNFKIPAYDGIGANEFVVDVTHQVPGPDGQPVQAVDFISAMNTERVAEWNMWYHVLNCGIRVAASGETDFPCMSGERVGIGRVYAHVDRELTFAKWVQSIADGRSYVSDGNCHLMNYEATRTSTNQTLGVGQDGGELQVDSGDSVRLSVTAAARLPGSPEVPIELIVNGYPAQQQLLRADGSLQEILFEAEIQKSQWVAIRVFPHAHTNPIYVVCDGKPIRGPIDSIRWCLAGVDQCWKSKQPTYAEAEQQEAQAAYEHARTFYRRLLEEAPSQ, encoded by the coding sequence ATGAGTAGACTGCTGATCGGATTGTTGACGCTGGGAGTTTTCTGCCCGGCATTGATCGCACAAGAAGCGGCGGCGTTACCGAACATTCCCCGGCAACCCATGCTGGCGCAAGTTCATCGGTTGATCGAAGCGATGGATGTGGTCGGAAATCCATTTGACGCCGAAACCATCGACCGCCTGACGGCGCTAAAGTCGCTGCCGGATGACCAGCAGGTTGTGGCGGAGGTTCAGCAGCTGCTGGATCCGTATTGTTTGGCGATCGTCGACGTTCAACCCGAAGGTGCGCCCAAGGTTCGACCGGGCTCCGCAAAGCGGGAACTGTTGGAACAGGGTTGGCGGACGTTTCTGGTCAAAGTCATCAATACGCCCCGACGCACCAACCGTTTGCTGATTGAAAGCCCCAATGCGCGTCCGTTGCCCCACGCACCGGCGGATGAAATCCCCTCTCGCTGGATGCAGATCTCGTCCTTTGACGGACAACCGATGCGTCCCGATCTAAGCGGTCTGCCACTGGAATACCGCATCGTCCAGGTCTACAGCCGCGATGTGGGGACCAAGAATGCTGCGTTGGAATTCACCGTCAGCAGCGGCCCTGGCGATGACGGGGAATTGTTTCGCGAATGGCGTTTCGACAAAGACACCGACGGGTGGCACGCGATGAACCAATGCGAAATCAAAGCGGAAAACGGGTCGCTGCAATTCCAATCGACTGGTGAAGACCCATTCATGGGCGCCGAGGTGGAAGGACGCGGCGGACCGTTGATCCTTCGGTTCTGGGCCAACTGTGAAGAAGGCGGCATCGGACAACTGTTCTGGTGGACGAAGGATCTGCCACAGGCGACCGGCGATCGACAGACGAACTTTGTGATTCACAAGGGCAAGGACCATTTGTACGAAATTCCCTTCCACGTCGATGGCACCCTGGCGGGAGTGCGACTGGATCCACTGGTCCGACCGGGAAACGTTCGCATCGACTGGATCTACCTCTATGCAGCGACGCGATCGGAGAACTGGGCCAAGCTGGATGTCGACTTCGACTGCGTTCCCGCGACGCAAGTGACGTTTCGCGTTTTTGATGCGGAGGGGAAACCGGGATTCGGCAAGTTTGAGATCCGGGACAACAAGGGACGAATTTATCCGGCACAATCCAAACGTCTCGCTCCCGATTTTTTCTTCCAGCGGCATATCTACCGAGGCGACCAGGAGACGATTCAGCTACCGCCGGGTGAATACTCGATCGTCTGCTCCCGAGGCCCGGAAACAATTCCCGAATCGAAGACGCTGACCGTCGGCGAAGAACCGGTGCAGTTTCACTACCGCGTGAAACGCTGGATCGATCCTGCAAAAGTGGGCTGGTGGTCGGGAGACCATCACATTCACGCCGCCGGATGCCTGCACTACGAGAATCCGACCCAGGGCGTTCAACCCAACGACATGATCCGTCACATCATGGGAGAGGACCTGAAGGTGGGATGTTGCCTGACGTGGGGCCCCTGCTTCGACTATCAGAAGCGATTCTTCACAGGCGAAGTCGCTGAACAATCAAGGTATCCCTATACGTTGCGTTATGACGTCGAAGTGTCCGGTTTTGGTTCCCACATGTCCGGTCATTTGAATCTGTTGAATCTGAAGCAACAGATTTATCCGGGCGGTGAGTCAAAAGATCACTGGCCGACATTGGGATTGAACACGCTGCGATGGGCCAAGCGGCAAGGCGCCGTCTGCGGACCCGCCCATTCTTCCATCGGCCTCAGTCGCTTCATCGGACGTGTACCGAACACCGCGGACAAGGACGGACCACATGGGTTGCCCAATTTTAAGATCCCGGCATACGACGGGATCGGTGCGAACGAGTTCGTGGTGGACGTGACGCACCAGGTTCCAGGCCCAGATGGCCAACCCGTCCAAGCCGTCGACTTCATTTCGGCAATGAACACCGAACGCGTCGCGGAGTGGAACATGTGGTATCACGTGCTGAATTGCGGCATCCGGGTGGCAGCCAGCGGCGAAACCGACTTTCCGTGCATGAGTGGCGAACGGGTCGGCATCGGACGGGTGTATGCCCATGTGGACCGGGAGTTGACGTTTGCCAAGTGGGTGCAGTCCATTGCCGATGGGCGCAGCTACGTCAGTGACGGCAATTGTCACTTGATGAACTATGAAGCAACCCGAACCAGCACCAACCAAACCCTAGGTGTGGGACAGGATGGCGGCGAACTGCAAGTCGATTCGGGTGACTCCGTCCGTCTGTCCGTCACCGCCGCCGCACGTCTGCCTGGGTCGCCTGAGGTTCCGATCGAATTGATCGTCAACGGGTATCCCGCACAGCAACAACTCCTCCGTGCTGACGGCAGCCTGCAAGAGATACTGTTTGAAGCTGAAATCCAAAAAAGCCAATGGGTGGCCATTCGAGTTTTCCCGCACGCGCACACCAACCCGATTTACGTGGTCTGTGACGGCAAGCCGATTCGCGGCCCCATCGACAGCATCCGTTGGTGCCTGGCGGGTGTCGATCAATGCTGGAAATCGAAACAACCCACGTACGCAGAAGCGGAGCAGCAAGAAGCGCAAGCTGCGTATGAACATGCCAGGACGTTCTATCGCCGGCTGCTGGAAGAGGCGCCGTCCCAATGA